GTactaaggatgaagcttttgttgagtttaaggatcttattactaatattgagactaagtattcataTAAGCTCAAGACTATCCGTAGTGACCATGGAGGTGAATTCAAGAAGGATTTTATAACCTTCTACAAATCGAGAGGAATTACccatgaattctcagctcctcgTACTCCTCAACAGAACGGTGTAATAGAACGCATGAACAGGACTTTTTAGGAAACTGCTAGAACTCTActgcatgagagtaagcttccaaAAAAAAtttgggctgaagcggtacacacttcctgttatgttttaaatagagtacttattcgtcctattttttcttaaaactccttatgaattgcttaagaaaaggactcctaacattagttattttcgagtatttggttctaagtgttttattttagatactcaaaataaCCGAGGCAAGTTCAATGCAAAATCTACGGAATGAAttttcttgggatattctactACAAGCGAGGCTTATCATGTCtataattctgtcaagaacaaagtagaagaatccatcaatattgctttcaatgaatcctcaaggaatatatctccaattgatgaagacactgcggtctaccgtctcattcccaaatgagacagtctcattctgacaattctaacagtcaagactctccaggtccttcgcagtcttctgataattcttcAGGATCTACTCAAGCTTTAGATGAATTTTCTGGTTCTCCAAAAACTCCTgatagtgtttcaaatgtgaTATATGTTGCTCCTTTGGATAACTCTTCTCAAGCTGAAATGAGACCGTCTCATTCAATTAAGACAACTCCTATTCAGTTTCAGGCAGCCAATTCTAACAAAGAAGAAATGAGCAATATTCATCTTCCAAAGTCTTCCAGAACAGTAAAGAATCATCCACTAGATAATCTACTAACAGATTTGGATCAAGGAATTTCTAAGCGAAGCAGACTTCATAATATATGTGCATTAtgtgcttttgttgctgaattCGAACCAAAAAATGGTCAAGAAGCAATTGCAGATGAACACTGGTCTGTGGCAATGCAGGAAGAATTGAACCAGTTCAAGCGTTATGACGTTTGGGAGCTCGTCCCACCTCCTCaggatgccaagatcattggtactcgttggattttcaagaataagaaagaTGAAGATGGTAATATCATTCGAAATAAATCTCGTTTAgttgctcagggatacaaccagCAGGAAGGAATCAATTACGACGAGACATACGCTCCAGTAGCTCGATTAGAGGTTATTCAAATTTTAATGGCTTTTGCAGCTCACAAGAAATTCAAGCTTTATCAGATGGACGTCAAGAGCACatttctaaatggctatctcaaggaagaagtttACGTGAAGCAGCCTCTAGGTTTTATTCATGAAAAGtaccctaactatgtttacatgctcaagaaatctgtctatggattgagacagtctCCTCATTGTTGGTATGAACGTCTCAGTCAGTTTCTTGTGCACAATGGTTTCATTCgcggtacactcgatccaactttatttatttttcataaacgtgataactttctgttagtacaagtttatgtagatgatatagtatttggatcttctaacgaatcattgtgtaagtggttttctgattgcatgcataGGGAATTCGATATAAGTTTGATGGGTGAATTACAGTACTTcctaggtttgcaaattaatcagtctaatgcaggaatatttattcaccaaggcaagtacataaaggatctactcaaaagatttgcacttgatcatgtcacatctaaatcaactccgatgagtacttcagtaaagcttacaaaggatgaacaaggtacacctgtagatgtcactaaatttcaaggtatgattggttcattgttatatttaactgcctcacgacctgacattatgtatagtgtatgcttatgtgctcgttttcaatctcaacctaaagaatctcatttgaatgccgATAAACGTATTTTTTaatatttgaaaggtacgagtAACTTGGGATTGAtttatccaagctcctcttcctttgacttaatcagtttttcagatgctgactatgcagggtcacaggttgatagaaaaagcacaagtggtgcttgtgaatttttaggagattgtttggttgcatggcatagtaaaaagcaaacATCCGTAGCTCTTTCTACTgctgaaggagagtacattgcagctggtagttgctatgctcaaattttatggatgcaacaaacattgcaggattttggtatttcttattcaaatattcctatttattgtgataatacctctgcaattaatatctctaaaaatcctgtcatgcattctcgtaataagcatattgatgttcgtcaccattttctacgagataatgtttctaaaggtaatattgagcttataTATACTGAGAAACAGCGTGCAGATATTTTTACTAAGCCCTTAGCTGAAGATCTATTTTGTGTAATGCGACGTGAACTAGGTATGTGTTCCATGTAATtttatgtgattaagtgtgtattttgtcataatatttatatatgttttGTCTCTTTTATTCTTGTGATAATTAGAGAATTTAGTTCTGTGTCAATCAATAATTACTACATGTGTTTATCTGTTTGTATATTTATTAGTATTATTTTTTTTAGTCCGTGTGTTGTTGCATGTTTATTGCCAATAGATTTAGGATATCTTTTGATTAGATTTATTACTTCCTCGTATTTCGTGCATGTACTTTCTTTTCAGTACATCACTTATTTCTTTCTTCTGTTCGTTTCCACTTCCATCTCTAACTCTTCAGTTCTCTTCTCTATTTTAACCCATCTTCTTAACCTTTTCATTTTCTTATTGACCTACTTTCTCCTAAAACACTTAAAACCTTTTTCATCTGTCTTCTATATTCTCAATCTTTATCCATGGCACGTAAATCGACATCGTTCACCCGTTCTCGATCCGCCTCTCAACGAACCCCAATCGATGCAGCCTCAGGCTCAAAGCGTCAAAGAGTTGGTAAATTGGAATCTGAAGCGTCTAGTGGAGCATCTGAAAGTTCTTTTGAGCGACATGCAAAAGAAAACGTTTCGAAAGTGATGTTAAAGTTAATTTTGAAGTAACGTCTGTGTGATTTGGATCTTTTGAAGAAAGTCGGTATTGTGGAGTTGTTTGAGTCAGTTGGTTGTTTGTCATTGTTGTCGCCCCCAGAGGTTATTTATCCCGAGTTAGTGAAAGAATTTTATGCCAAGCTTCGTATTCTGGATGGTAATATTATGTTCTCAGAGGTGCAAGGAAATCCGGTCTGTTTTAAAGCTGATCTACTCGCAAGGCTTACGGGCGTTTCTGACAAGGGAATTTGTTCGTCGACTACTCATCAAGTTTTTCAAGATATCCCCGGCCTTCAGTATGAGGAACAGGTCGAACTCATTCTTGGCGACAATTTCGTTTCAGTGTCTGTCAAACCGCTGGTAAACGATTTAACTCATGTTTCTCTTTTGTTGTTTCGTTTATTTCATACAAACGTACTCCCTCGCAAATCTGGTCGTGATAGAGTCAATTTCCAAGATTCTATTCTTATGTCTGTTTTTGTGAAAAAGATTCAGTGTGATATTGCTTCGTTAATTATAACCAATATGAGTCATTGTGTCAATCACGGTTCTATGTATTTACCATACCCTGGTCTTCTGTCTCGTGTGTTTGAATACTTTCGTGTGTTGACCCCTGCTTTTGTGTCTGACAAAATTTCGGTTGTCTTTGATTTGTCAGTGTTAACCTTAAATGGTTTAATTGTTTCTGAGTCGAATGAGTTAGTTTTTGATGATTTTCATAGGAATGTTGATGGAATTCCTAAGTCCCCGAACTATGCATCTGACCCCTTTGATCAGCCTACAAAAACTTTGCTTAATTCTTTGTTGattaaattaaatgaaaattaTTCCGCTTTGGTTAATCTTAATCAACACTTTGCGTCTGTTGAGACTTTGGGTTCGCTAACCTCACAGGTTAGTATGATACATGCTTCGTTTGAGTTGTTTCGTAAGTTTGCTTGTTCTTCCCTTGATTCAATCAATGCAAAGCTATCTGTTTTGCATGCTTCTGATGTTAAGTTGTCTAAGACTCTGGACTTTGAGTTTAGAACCCTTCAAGAGGGTCTGGTTTCCTCGGCTAAGACCTGGGAAAAAGAATTTGTGAAGCTGTTCTTTAAGTTGGGCTCCGAAACAAAGTTTGTGTCGCAGCAGCTGTCCGCTATGCAGGACAAGAGCAAAATATACTGGCATAAGAAGCGTGACTGGATAGGCGATTATACGTTGGAAGAGATTACAGCTCCTTTTCCTCTTCCTGCCATCCCTCCACCCTCTGTATTTGGTATGTCAAGGGAAGAATACAAAGAGAAGATTTTCGACTGGCTTCGGGAACAAGACGGCAAAGTACTAGCTCAGGATGCGTTTGACAAGCTTTTCTCGGAATATGGTTCTGCTCCTGTGTATCCTTCATCCCAGAACAAGGCTTCTAGTTCAGGCAAAGGGAAAGGCAAGGCTCCAGTTAATATTGATGATGACTCCGACTGTGAccccttttatgatgaagggggagaaatATATGTTTTAAGACGGTGTCTCATTTGGTTTTTGATTTTAAGACATGGTTTATGATGTTGTTTGGGTTATTTTGAACTTCGGTTTcttatgtgtttaactgttttaactgctttaTTCTGGATTAATTTTGTGGTAGATTACCACTGGACATCCTGGTTTATGGATGGGTTGTTAATGCTTATGATTATGGATTATGAATGAGTTATTTTGGTTGATTATATGAGATTGTCTCATTTATCTATCCGTTGTCCCATTCTTTACTTAGTTGTCTCATTCACATATCTGTTGCATACATATAATATAAACTGCAATATATTATGTTGTCTCTAACCTTTTGTTTCAGGCCTtttagtgtttttgatagggggagcatttATGTTCTCTTTGTCgtcatcataaaagggggagaatgttgcAGTATGAGTTTATGATGATTGGTTTTAGCAACCGATTGTAACAGACATCTGATCCGGGATTATAGCTATGCAGTTTGAATCAAGATATCTTCCAGAAGCAGTCTTCAACAGAATATGTTTGTTagggtttgtgtaaatcttgtttaaCTGGATATATTTCATCTCAAACAAACTCTATCTTATAAACCAAGTTTGAATTATTCAAGACTTATCTTTTACTTGGTTTATCTTTTTCAAACAACTAACAGATTAGttttcattcaaatattttcaaacaaacttgttttcaaatcttatctaTCTTATCCTTGTTTGAAAATAAAGTCTGTTAGAactttgcctataaatacaactcacATTTTCAGATTTCGACTAATGCTTTCACATCAATTTTTTATATCTGAAAACACTTCTTGTTCTTTATACCCGAGATATACATCCAGTGAAAAAGATATAGTTTGAGTTGGAATCAACGTATTTATACTTATTTGTACTCGTGTATTCATATCgactttgtgccgggttgtggcaaaCTTGATtccaaagtatagcaaggtagctagagTGCTAAGGAATAGCAGTTGGCTAGGTAGCAAGTTTAGCTTGGGAAAGGTTTTCTTTCaagtgctatatttgtaatcaaggaaaagactgtaagttattttattaaaattgatataatacattctctatgttAGTTAGCATAGGGACTTGGATataggccatagactaggtgtaggggccgaaaCAACTGAAAAATTAATGGTGTTTTTACTTTTTCAGTTTTCATCATATTGCATTTATATCTCTGTTATTTCTATTCTGCTATTTATTGAGACTGTCCCATATATTATCTCATTTGTAAAAGAACTGTCCCATCCATTTGCACAAGAGATGTCCCATTTTCATCCACTCATTTCAAAGTTACTCTAAGAAGCTTCCCATGGTTGGAAATATCTGTTGTGATATATAGGTGATAAAATAGAGATACGTAAAACACTTATCATAACTAATTTCCATTCTGTTTTAGGCGGTGCTTGAGTATATATGCTTAAGAGTTGTATCTGCACAATTTAATTTATCTTTCTGCTGTACAAAACTTCAGTATCAATATCATGTAGTTCTTTCTTATTTCTTATGCGTACATAGATCTACATTACTCAATCAACATTGATGAATTCTAGATGGTACACAAGCTTAGCAACCTGTGCACTTTGTCTTATAAACTGAACCGTAGTCTCAAATCTCCTCATATGGAACTGGGGTGTTCCAGTTATAGAGAAATAAACAGGCCATTTGTTAGCATAAGACATACTTTCATATCTTAGATTCCTTCTTAACCGCATGGTAAGATTATTACCGGAGAAAACCACCATATTCTTTGCACTACCTATCGTGTGCCAGATTCCTTTTGCACCGGACAGTCTCTGAAAATGAAACATTTCCTCTTCACCTGCATTAAAAAATTCTGGTACGCTGTTGCACTGGAGTATGCCACATCAAGTCCCATTTTCCGAACTACTAATCTGGTAATGACTCATAATCAAGAGACGACTCTGATCATTACTTTTTTTTATACTATGCTTGCTGACATTACTTTATAATGTTACAGCACTTAATCCAACTATTATAGGAAAGATACCTGAGTAAACTTATGTCGCCTTGTATTCGACATTGTGTCAATTATAGAAGTAGTTGTAATCAGAATAACCattaaaatgttaattgttattTTATAAATACACCCAACAACTAATCTGGTAATGACTCGTAATCAAGAGATGACATTGATCATACTACTTTTTGTAACATGTTTCCATTACTTTAATATGTTACACCATTTAATCCAATTATTGCAAAGATGCTTTGGTAAACTAATTGTTTGCTTGTATCACAATGAGCTTTTCAATATTATTGGCATTCTTTCTCAGTTTTTCCATTCCTTTGTCGATCATGTTGCTAAAGAAGAAAGATGAGCACAAGAGGCTCCCTCCGGGGCCTAAGAAGCTTCCCATCATTGGAAATATCCACCAGATTAGCCAACCTCTGCACCAAACGCTTCGACACCTTTCAAAAAAACACGGCCCTCTCATGTTTCTACAACTTGGTTCTGTTCCAACGCTTGTCGTCTCATCAGCTGCTATGGCTAAAGAAGTTCTCAAGACACATGACTTGATTTTTGCTAGTCGTCCTAGTTTGTATGCCGCCAAAAAGTTGAGTTACAATGGCACAGATATTAGTTTAGCTCCCTATGGGAAGTACTGGAGGGAAGTAAGAAAGATAGCAGTACTAGAATTGTTGAGTACAAAGACAGTAGAGTCATTTGAATCTATCCGAGGAGATGAGGTGGAGAAAGACCGTTTAATAAAAAGTATTGCGAATTCAACACCAAAGTCAACTCTGATTAATCTGACAAAGTTGCTGTTTATGGTATCGAATAATGTTGTACTCCGAGTTGCATTTTAGTAAAAAAGGGAATTATGGTGAAGAGAAGGCAAAGAAAGGCATTAATGATGATTTTAGTGAAATAATTAAAGAAACAATGGAATTGGTAAGTATGGGAAGCATTGCCGAACTATTTCCATGGATGGCATGGTATAACAAGCTCAACGGAGTTGAAGCAAGATTAGAAAAGAATTTTAGAGCTCTGGATAGCTTTTATGACATGGTAATCCAAGAGCACCGAGAGCCATCCGAGGCTTCTGAGCATGAAGATCTTGTTGATGTTTTGCTTCGAGTTTAGAATGATCCAAATCAAGAAATTAGACTCACGGATGATAACATAAAAGGTGTATTAACGGTATGTATACATGCATTTAAGCTCAGTATTTAACTATTAGAGTACTTGTTATTATTTTCACAAGTCAGTTATTTACAAATTTATGATTGCTTTTGAGGTTTGTAGTTTATAAGATTCCAGCCAAAATGAGAGTGTTCGTTAACGCTACATCAATAGCTATGGACCCTGAGTACTGGGAAAATCCAGAGGAGTTCAAACCAGAGAGATTTTTAAATGCTGATATTGATTTTAGAGGCCAGCACTTTGAATTGTTACCATTCGGGGCTGGTAGGAGGGGAGCTTGCACTTGCTAATTTGTTGCATAGCTTCGATTGGAATTTTCCTGATAGCACAATAGCTGGAGATATCGATATGGAAGAGTCTTTTGGGATTGTTGTTCATAAGAAAACTCCTCTTTACCTGGTTGCTTCTACACTTTGCGTAGCTATCTAGACTGTATTTGTTTCTGTTCTTTTAGGACAAAGTTTCATAAAACAGATCAGGTATTTAAATGTTCAACAGAATTAATATCTATGTATTTAAATGTTCTAAAAGAAATAAAATTCATGTATGTGAATGTTCTGTAATTTGTTATACCAGGTTGAGAGAATACCTTTAATTTGATGCCTTCCTATACTTTGATGGAGCTCCGGTAATACCAATTTCAGAACAAACATGTTACAAAACATTTGCAGAGATTAATACAAAACATTTGCAGAGAGTGCTGATGAACTTTATATGATCTTGTGCAATCCAATGTTTAATTCGGGAAGGTATAGGCATCAGGAGCGGATATGTACTGTGCCATAGATCTTACAGACTCGTTTCTGATGAGATTTTATGGACTGAATTGTTTTTCTAGCATTATACCTTATATCAAAAATCCAGAGGTTATGTACGGCCCTTATAACGCTTACTGTGATTCGCTAGTTTCTTGTTACCTTCCATATACATGGACTTCCGTCTGTCTCACCCTATAGCCCTGCACATAAACAGGTCAAACAACCGAAGCTGCTGTCACATAGTCCTGCACATGAACAGTTTTTTATTATAGGCAGGAAAGAGAAGCAAGACAAAGATAGATGTTGCAAAAATTACCAACAGTTTAGGAAAAATCACCATAAACAAACCATCACAAAATATTGATAAACAGCACGGGGCCAAGCAAGCTTGTCCATAGTCTGGCATTGAATTCTAGTGCTTAAGGCACTATTGATAAAATTCAACCTCAAGCTATGTATTATTGTGACGGGACCTGGAAGACTTAGCAATGCACTTgtcataaaattaattttttttgaaggGATGTTGATATATTTCCATCATATTTATCTTCAGAAATATGAATATTAATCATTAATCAATCTAATAAATTCTGCAATATTCTTTTGAAATTTGGATAGAAACTCTCTTTAAAATTGTGGTTTTGGTACACTTGTCTTTCATTATCACTAGTGCATGTGCATTGACAATATGGTATACTCTTAATAAATCTACAATGACAAGAACCTGGCCAATGCTTGTATAAATCACATTTCCAGTATATAATCAGAATTTGCTTGCCACTCGAATCAGCTATTCACAAACACAACAATGAGCTTTACATTAGCATTGGCAATCTTGTTTAGTTTTCTCATTCCTTTGTTGATCATGTTAATAAAGAAAGATGCTCACAAGAGGCTTCCTCCGGGGCCAACGAAGCTTCCAATTATTGGAAATCTCCACCAGCTTAGTCAACCAATTCACCACACCCTCCGACGCCTTTCAAACAAACACGGCCCCCTCATGTTTCTGCAACTCGGttctgttccaactctagttGTCTCGTCAGCTGCTATGGCCAAAGAAGTTCTCAAGACACATGACTTGACTTTTGCTAGCCGTCCTGCTTTGTATGCTACGAAAAAGTTGGGTTACAATGGCTCAAGTATTAGTTTATCTCCCTATGGAGAGTATTGGAGGGAAGTGAGAAAGATAGCATTTGTGGAGTTTTTAAGTGCAAAGAGAGTCGAGTGTTTTGAATGTATTCGAAAAGAAGAGGTGGTGAATATAATTAGAATTGTTGCTGATTCAACAGTAAAGTCTACTCCTAATAATTTGACCGAGTTAATGTTCATGTTAGTGAATAATATTGTGGTTAGAGTTCTATTTGGTAAGAAAGGAAATCATAGCGAAGAGAAGGGGAGTGTTGGTGAATTTAGCGAAATACTAAATGAAATGGAGGAGTTGGCAGGAGTGGGAAATATTGCTGATTCATTTCCATGGATGGGGTGGTATAACAAGTTTAACGGCTTTGATAACAGATTAGAAACGAATTTCAGAGCCTTGGATAGCTTTTATGACATGGTAATCCAAGAGCATCGACTGCAATACGGGGGATCTGA
This sequence is a window from Apium graveolens cultivar Ventura chromosome 9, ASM990537v1, whole genome shotgun sequence. Protein-coding genes within it:
- the LOC141684177 gene encoding cytochrome P450 71A9-like: MSFTLALAILFSFLIPLLIMLIKKDAHKRLPPGPTKLPIIGNLHQLSQPIHHTLRRLSNKHGPLMFLQLGSVPTLVVSSAAMAKEVLKTHDLTFASRPALYATKKLGYNGSSISLSPYGEYWREVRKIAFVEFLSAKRVECFECIRKEEVVNIIRIVADSTVKSTPNNLTELMFMLVNNIVVRVLFGKKGNHSEEKGSVGEFSEILNEMEELAGVGNIADSFPWMGWYNKFNGFDNRLETNFRALDSFYDMVIQEHRLQYGGSEHEDLVDVLLRIQNDPNQEIRLTNDNIKGVLTDMFIAGTDTSSTTLVWIMAELVKNPTAMRKAQEEVRRVVKEKGLLQVKEGHLSELVYLKVVIKEVLRLHPPAPLLIPRETTESCSIAGYEIRAKTTVFINATSIALDPEYWENPEEFRPERFLNTDIDFRGQHFELLPFGAGRRGCPGINFATVIIELALANLLHGFDWNLPDGARAEDIDMEESCGIAVHKKTPLYLVASAPSIAILSDCI